A genomic stretch from Theobroma cacao cultivar B97-61/B2 chromosome 4, Criollo_cocoa_genome_V2, whole genome shotgun sequence includes:
- the LOC18603768 gene encoding uncharacterized protein LOC18603768 gives MVKLMAPARSSVFADPGWEHGVPQDEKKKKVKCNYCGKVVSGGIYRLKQHLARVSGEVTYCDKAPEEVFLRMKGNLEGCRSTKKSRQSNTGGHVYFNFHSNVIEEEEERISYKSKGKLFMENSNPGLNLTPLRSLGYVDPGWEHGVPQDERKKKVKCNYCEKIVSGGINRFKQHLARIPGEVAPCKNAPEEVYLKIKENMKWHRTGKRHKQSYEKEIPTFDVGPNDEDEEQEEEDHILHQKSKQKLKIGDHGLGKDLRKTFRELSSSSGSEPLQKKSRLDSVFLKGVSDTALSCKKVREKIGFGKKSSREVYSAICKFFYHAGVPLQAANSVYFHKMLELVGQYGHGLAGPSSQLISGYFLQEEIKTIKNYLVEYKASWAITGCSVMADSWVDTEGRTFVNFLASCPYGIYFVSSVDVTYILEDALNLFKLLDKVVEEVGEENVVQVITENTPTYKAAGKMLEEKRRNLFWTPCAIYCIDRMLEDFLKLKCVGECIEKGQKVTKFIYNNVWLLNLMKKEFTQEQELLMPSLTQFASSFATLQNLLDHRTNVKRMFQSNKWISCRFSKSDEGKEMEKIIVNVTFWKKVQYVCKSVNPVMQVLQKVYNDQGLSMPFAYNDMYRAKLAIKAVHDNDARKYGPFWSVIENHWSLLFHHPLHTAAYFLNPSCRYRPDFVTHAEMVRGLNESIARLEPDNARRISASMQISDFNSAKADFGTELAISTRTELDPAAWWQQHGISCLELQRIAVRILSQTCSSSGCEHKWSIYDQIHTLSHSRLAQKRLNDLTYVHYNLRLRENQLKKRSNNSVSLDSTSAEHLLHDWIAEAEKRSWQEDEEIRYGENGMAYEDNNENDGVDYEGGTPEARKGSMERLSLADVESQSLDIDPATDDEDDGDLNYYNDDVSD, from the exons CTCCAGAAGAAGTGTTTCTCAGAATGAAAGGAAATTTGGAAGGATGTCGTTCCACTAAGAAATCAAGGCAATCTAACACTGGTGGACATGTTTATTTCAACTTCCACTCTAATGTAATTGAAGAGGAGGAAGAGCGTATCAGTTATAAAAGCAAAGGAAAGCTATTCATGGAAAATAGTAACCCGGGTTTAAACTTGACCCCTCTACGGTCGTTAGGATATGTTGATCCTGGATGGGAACATGGTGTTCCTCAGGAcgagaggaagaaaaaagtaaaGTGTAATTACTGTGAGAAAATAGTTAGTGGAGGTATTAATCGGTTTAAACAACATCTAGCGAGAATTCCTGGAGAAGTTGCACCTTGTAAAAATGCTCCTGAGGAGGTctatcttaaaataaaagagaatatGAAATGGCATCGTACCGGGAAGAGACACAAACAATCTTATGAAAAGGAGATACCTACTTTTGATGTGGGACCaaatgatgaagatgaagagcAAGAGGAAGAAGATCATATTCTGCATCAGAAGAGTAAGCAAAAGCTGAAAATTGGTGATCATGGGttgggtaaagatttgagAAAGACTTTCAGGGAGCTATCTTCTTCTAGTGGTTCTGAACCATTACAGAAAAAATCACGATTGGATTCTGTTTTTCTAAAAGGAGTGAGTGACACTGCACTTTCTTGCAAAAAAGTGAGGGAGAAAATAGGGTTTGGTAAGAAATCTAGCAGGGAAGTTTATTCTGCAATATGCAAATTCTTTTACCATGCAGGAGTTCCTTTGCAAGCAGCAAACTCCGTATACTTCCATAAGATGCTGGAGTTGGTTGGTCAATATGGACACGGTTTGGCAGGCCCCTCAAGCCAACTAATATCAGGTTACTTTTTGCAGGaggaaattaaaacaataaaaaactACCTTGTTGAATATAAAGCTTCCTGGGCAATCACTGGTTGTTCTGTAATGGCTGACAGTTGGGTAGATACAGAGGGTAGGACATTTGTTAACTTTTTGGCTTCTTGTCCCTATGGTATCTACTTTGTTTCTTCAGTTGATGTCACTTACATCTTAGAAGATgctttaaatttgtttaaattgcTGGACAAAGTGGTAGAGGAAGTGGGGGAGGAAAATGTAGTGCAG GTAATCACTGAGAACACTCCCACATATAAGGCTGCTGGCAAGATGCTTGAAGAGAAGAGGAGGAATTTGTTCTGGACCCCATGTGCGATCTATTGTATAGATCGAATGCTTGAAGATTTTCTAAAGTTAAAATGTGTGGGGGAGTGCATTGAGAAAGGCCAAAAAGTTACaaagttcatttataacaATGTTTGGCTGTTGAATCTTATGAAGAAAGAATTTACCCAAGAGCAGGAACTTCTCATGCCATCTCTTACCCAGTTTGCTTCTAGCTTTGCAACTCTGCAGAACTTGCTTGATCACAGGACAAACGTTAAAAGAATGTTCCAGTCAAACAAATGGATTTCTTGTCGGTTCTCCAAATCAGATgagggaaaagaaatggaaaagatCATAGTAAATGTGACATTCTGGAAGAAGGTCCAGTATGTTTGCAAATCAGTGAACCCGGTAATGCAGGTGCTTCAAAAGGTTTATAATGATCAAGGTCTGTCAATGCCCTTTGCATATAATGACATGTATAGGGCAAAGCTTGCTATCAAAGCCGTCCATGACAATGATGCACGTAAATATGGACCATTCTGGAGCGTGATAGAGAATCATTGGAGCTTACTATTCCACCACCCTTTACATACAGCAGCTTATTTCTTGAATCCATCATGCAGATATCGCCCTGATTTTGTAACA CATGCAGAAATGGTGCGTGGACTGAATGAATCCATTGCTCGTCTGGAGCCAGACAATGCAAGAAGGATTTCTGCTTCCATGCAG ATTTCTGATTTCAATTCTGCAAAAGCTGATTTTGGGACCGAACTGGCAATTAGTACGAGAACAGAGCTTGATCCAG CTGCATGGTGGCAACAACATGGGATAAGTTGCTTAGAGCTGCAACGCATAGCAGTGCGTATATTAAGTCAGACATGCTCATCTTCTGGGTGCGAGCATAAGTGGAGCATATATGATCAGATCCATACCCTAAGCCATAGTCGTTTAGCTCAGAAAAGACTGAATGACCTTACCTATGTTCATTACAACTTGAGACTTAGGGAGAACCAATTAAAGAAAAGGTCCAACAACTCAGTCTCCCTTGACAGTACTTCGGCAGAGCATCTACTTCATGACTGGATTGCTGAGGCAGAGAAGAGATCCTGGCAAGAGGATGAG GAAATCAGGTATGGTGAAAATGGAATGGCATATGAAGACAATAATGAGAATGATGGAGTTGATTATGAAGGTGGAACTCCAGAGGCTCGAAAGGGATCCATGGAGCGCTTGAGCTTGGCTGATGTGGAATCTCAATCTTTGGATATTGATCCGGCCACTGACGATGAAGATGATGGTGATCTCAATTATTACAACGATGATGTGAGCGATTAG
- the LOC18603767 gene encoding rRNA-processing protein fcf2 has protein sequence MAESKAVIGLTWEPKLPGFSFQSKTTSGSDSKSQNEPQSSALWKPNQDLVDGLFLPPSDPSKLNKLLRKQVKDTAGTAWFDMPAPTLTPELKKDLQLLKLRGAIDPKRHYKKDSKSKALPKYFQVGTVVESVTDYYSGRMTKKERKTTLADELLSDPAVKQYRKRKIREIEERNRPAGNEKWKIKGRQTFKRAKQRRH, from the exons ATGGCAGAAAGCAAGGCGGTGATTGGTCTGACATGGGAGCCCAAACTCCCTGGTTTTTCTTTCCAATCTAAAACCACGTCTGGGTCTGATTCTAAATCCCAGAATGAACCCCAAAGCTCTGCCCTTTGGAAACCCAATCAAGACCTCGTTGATGGCCTCTTTCTGCCGCCTAGTGATCCTTCGAAGCTTAACAAACTGCTCAGAAAGCAAGTCAAAGATACTGCTGGCACTGCCTG GTTTGATATGCCTGCCCCTACTCTCACTCCTGAGTTGAAGAAAGATCTTCAATTACTCAAG TTGAGGGGTGCCATTGATCCCAAGAGACACTATAAGAAGGATTCAAAATCCAAGGCACTGCCCAAGTATTTCCAG GTTGGCACAGTGGTAGAATCTGTGACTGACTACTACTCAGGTAGAATGACAAAGAAGGAGAGGAAGACAACCCTTGCTGATGAGCTGCTTTCTGATCCAGCTGTTAAGCAGTACAG GAAGCGCAAGATTCGGGAGATTGAAGAACGGAATCGGCCTGCTGGAAATGAGAAATGGAAGATAAAAGGTCGTCAAACCTTCAAGCGGGCGAAGCAACGAAGGCACTAA